The sequence ATGTCCTCGCCGGTCAGGTTGACCTTTTCCTTCTTCAGCAGGCCGGACTTTTCGGCATAGCCGTTGAGCGTGCGGGTCAGCGCGGCGCGGAATGCGGCGAGGTGCGTGCCGCCATCGCGCTGCGGGATGTTGTTGGTGAAGCACAGGACGTTTTCGTAATACGAATCGTTCCATTCCAGCGCGACATCGATGCCGATCCCGTCCCGCTCCGAACTGATCGCGATCGGATCGGGCAGCAGCGGGGTCTTGTTGCGATCGAGGTACTTCACGAAGGCGGCAATCCCGCCTTCGTAGAACAGATCATGCTCCTTCACTTCCTCACCGCGCAGGTCGCGCAGCAGGATGCGCACGCCCGAGTTGAGGAAGGCCAGCTCGCGGTAGCGGTGCTCAAGCTTGTCGAAATCGTAGACCGTGACGTTCTTGAAGGTCTCTTCGCTGGCCAGGAAGGTCACGCGGGTGCCCTTCTTGCCGGCGGGCGCGGGACCGCGCACTACCAGCGGCGCAACGGCATCGCCATGGGCAAACTTCATCCAGTGTTCCTGGCCGTCGCGCCAGATCGTCAGCTCGAGCCATTCCGACAGGGCATTGACCACCGAGACGCCGACGCCGTGGAGACCGCCCGAAACCTTGTAGGCGTTATCGTCGCTGGTGTTCTCGAACTTACCGCCGGCGTGAAGCTGGGTCATGATGACCTCGGCCGCTGAAACACCTTCCTCGGCGTGGATGCCGGTCGGAATGCCGCGGCCGTTGTCTTCGACCGAAACCGAGCCATCGGGGTTGAGTTCGATCAGCACCAGGTCACAGTGGCCGGCCAGCGCCTCGTCGATCGCGTTGTCCGAAACCTCGAACACCATGTGGTGCAGCCCCGATCCGTCGTCGGTATCGCCAATGTACATGCCGGGCCGCTTGCGGACGGCATCCAGCCCTTTCAGGACCTTGATCGAATCGGCGCCATAGGCGTTCTGGTTGGCGCCAGAAGCGGGGGTGTTTTCGGGGGTATCGGACATGGTCCGGGCTATAGGCAAAGGGCGCCGAAACCCCAAGCAAAAGCGCCCTTCGCAAACCGCTTTTTCCCCAAGGTTGGGGCCAGGATCGGCGAAGTTGAAGCAAGCCTCTTTCCCCGCTGCGGCAAAGCTGCTCAATTGCTGCTTCCTGCACAGGGGAGAATACGATGAACAGGAAGCTTCTGGTCCTTGCAGGGTCGCTCGCGGCGCTGCTGTCGCACCCGGTTCTGGCAGGCGAAACATCGCCGCCAACCGCCCCGGTCGAAGTCGTGACCGACGATTATTACGGCACCAAGGTCGATGATCCCTACCGCTGGATGGAATCCGGCAAGGACCCGCGCTGGATGCCGTGGCTCAAGGCCCAGGCCGATCATACCGCCGCGGCCATGGCCAGGGTGCCAGGCCGCGACGGCCTGTTCAAATCGATCCAGGCGCTCTCGGGCGAGCAGGTTGGGGTCGGCATGGTCCGCAAGGCCGGGCAGGCGGTGTTCATCATGCGCCGCGACCGCGGGGCCGAGGATCCCAAGCTTTACGTTCGCCTGGGCAAGATGGCCGAGCGCGTGCTGGTCGATCCGGCAACCGTGCTGGGCACGCCGCAAGCGCTCGACTGGTGGGTGCCGTCGCCCGATGGCCGCTATGTCGCGGTCGGCCTGTCCAAGCGCGGCACCGAGGCTTCGGTGCTGCACGTGGTTGAAGTGCCCACCGGCAAGCTGCTGGAAACCAGGATCCCGGCAACCGATTTCGGCCAGGTTTCCTGGCTGCCGGATTCAAGCGGGTTCGGCTATCTTCAGCTGACGGGTGAGCAGGGCACACCCAGCTATTACCTCAACAATGTGTCGAAGCTGCACAAGCTGGGAAGCACCGGGCCCGATCCGCTGCTGTTCGATCGCGCCAAGGCCCCGGTGGCGCTGGCGCCCAATGACTTTGCAATCGTCGACTTTGACCGCAAGACCGACACGGCGGTCTTTGCGGTCTTTGACGGGCGGCGCGAATCGAAGCTCTATCTGACCAGCCGCTCGGCCCTGCTGGCCGGCAAGCCCGAGTGGCGCCGGGTGGGCGATTATGAAGCCCAGATCGAAGGCGCCGAAGTGCTGGGCACTGACCTGTGGATCAAAACCACACGCGATGCCCCGAATGGCAAGATCCTGGTGACACCGCTGGCCCAGCCCGACCTGGCAACCGCGCGCGAGATCAGGCTGCCGGGCAATCCGGTGATCGAGCGCATGCTGACCGTTGGCAATGCGGTGCTGGTATCGACCGTCGAAGGCGCGCAGAACGGGCTGTGGCGCGTCAGTGCCGCTGGCGAGGCGACTCGCGTGGCTCTGCCCTTTGCCGGTTCCGCCAATCTGCTCAGCAAGGTCGAGGAGACCGGAGAGGCCTATATCGGGCTGGTTGGCTGGCTGACGCCCAACGACATCTACCATATGACCCCCGACGGGACGCTGCACAGGATGAACCTGACCAGCAGTCCCGAGGGCTATGATCCGGCCCGCTATGAAGCCCGCACCCTGACCACGACGGCGCGCGATGGCACCACGGTTCCCTACACCGTGATCGCGCGCAAGGGCACGGGTGCCAAGGGGCCGGGGCCGCTGCTGATCGAGGCCTACGGTTCCTATGGCTATGCCTACCTGCCCGGCTTCCAGACCGCCCTGATGCCATTCCTTGATCGCGGCGGCACTTATGTGGTCGCTCATGTTCGCGGCGGCGGAGAGTTCGGACGGGACTGGCACTATGGCGGGCGCGGGCCGACCAAGGCCAACAC comes from Novosphingobium ginsenosidimutans and encodes:
- a CDS encoding prolyl oligopeptidase family serine peptidase, whose translation is MNRKLLVLAGSLAALLSHPVLAGETSPPTAPVEVVTDDYYGTKVDDPYRWMESGKDPRWMPWLKAQADHTAAAMARVPGRDGLFKSIQALSGEQVGVGMVRKAGQAVFIMRRDRGAEDPKLYVRLGKMAERVLVDPATVLGTPQALDWWVPSPDGRYVAVGLSKRGTEASVLHVVEVPTGKLLETRIPATDFGQVSWLPDSSGFGYLQLTGEQGTPSYYLNNVSKLHKLGSTGPDPLLFDRAKAPVALAPNDFAIVDFDRKTDTAVFAVFDGRRESKLYLTSRSALLAGKPEWRRVGDYEAQIEGAEVLGTDLWIKTTRDAPNGKILVTPLAQPDLATAREIRLPGNPVIERMLTVGNAVLVSTVEGAQNGLWRVSAAGEATRVALPFAGSANLLSKVEETGEAYIGLVGWLTPNDIYHMTPDGTLHRMNLTSSPEGYDPARYEARTLTTTARDGTTVPYTVIARKGTGAKGPGPLLIEAYGSYGYAYLPGFQTALMPFLDRGGTYVVAHVRGGGEFGRDWHYGGRGPTKANTWNDAIDVAETLVKTKLTIPKLMSIIGTSAGGVMVGQAVNTRPDLFTGAIANVGFMNPIRYVSEQNNADIPEWGGPITDAATFKTMFDLDPYQHIKAGTKYPATLVVSGLNDPRAATFHSAKYAARLAAATTSGEPVMLRIDFGAGHGMGSTRSQRDAMWADIYSFVLWQAGVKEFQPPR